tgtgtttgtttgtgcgtacaatttatattatgtttatatatacatataattctttagatgtttatttgtatatatgtatgcacacacacacacacacacacacacacacacacacacacacacacatatatatatatatatatatatatatatatatatatatatatatatatatatacacatatatatacatacatatatttatgtatttatagataaatatatatatatagatagagatgcgtgtgtttacttgtgtgtatatatatatatatatatatatatatatatatatatatatattatatatatatatatatatacacacacacatatatatgtgtatatacatacatacatacatacatatatatatatatatatatatatatatatatatatatatatatatgtgtgtgtgtgtacatatatacacgtacatgtaattATTAAATGCAAACATGAGATCAGATAAAAATCACGGCCGCCACCAGCAGGATCCACCCCACGTCCCACTCGGCGCGGTCCTCACACACCTCGTCCTCAGCGGCGGGGATTTCCTTTCCCTCGAGTTCGAAGTCAGGGCTGGGAAACCGACCCAAAGTGCTGACTGCCTTCGCCGAGGTTCTTGGAGGATCGGGGGGCGTCCTGGCTGATCCTCGACCGCGTTTCGAGGTGGCTTTCGCAgcttttattgatgtttttgttgttgttgttgttgctgtaggtgttgttgttgttgttggtgttgttgttgttgttgttgttgttggtgttgttggtgttgttgttgttgatgttgttgcttttgctgttgttgtggttaaCACATCGCAAGGAGCGCTCCCTtctgaaaattatgaaaaaaaagaaaaaaaaatgcgaaatagAAAACGGAGCAGGGAAAAccgttctctgtctctccagAAATATATTCTTCTGAATCTAAATCCATCCATCACCTTAATGAATATTCATgaatattcttaaatatataacAGTCCAATCCACATTCATAACAAATGACCATCGAACCTCCACGAGACGCGCGCAAGTCGAGACCGTTGCTTTCGAACTGCACTTTGTAGCAGACTCCGACCCGGCCCTTAGGCAAGGAGATCGGAAGGGTCATACCCATGGTCAAGTCTATGAGTAGGACGCCTTTAGTGCTGCTGAGAGTAAGGGTCCAGTTCGAGCTTCCGCTAGGGATACGTTGTTTGGTCATGCTCCTCGGGGTCATTATTAAGTATTTGCTCTGGAATCTGAAACGAGATTCGAATTTACAAccacaatattataataataataataataataatagtaataataataataatgataataatagtaataatgataataacaataataataataataataataataataataataataataataataataataataatgataatgatgataataataataataaatctaatttggCGTAGAAAGGGTGAGAATATTGCACAGAGACATCCATCAAGTTATCACAAAGGCATTTTCGGAATATGCACGGAAAAACGAATGAAGGATCGTGTGCTATGGAGATGTTCTTTTTGTCAGTGTTTCTATTAAAGAGAAACATCATAATTAAGTCTAGGTTGAAATGTCCGTTTTCTATCTTCTCTAAATACGTTTCCTCTTTTTCGTTACtttcatatacttatttatttatttatgtaaaaatgTCTTCTATCTCTTTAATTAATTGTATAAATTAAGTGAGCGTGAACTTGTTATTAAGAGTTACGAGGGCTCATGGGAATAACATTTACATTTAGCAAACTTTAAAGGTTGTTAATAGTGCATGGTAGACGCACGGACATTTTAGCATTTCAATTGTGTTTTTGGCTTTAATATTACCCTTCATATTATTCTTAAAGGACGACCATTGTATTCAACTTCAAGATAACGGAGCTAGAATGCCCCGCATGGTATTTGAGGCCTGTGACTGAGGCATCATTGGCATGCTATACTATTTAGTAGGCCTACTTTTATATTTTGAAAGTGAactgtcattatatatttatttatttgttactaATCCTGCCAGACTTATCAAATGATAACAGGAAGATAAGGATTGTTAAAGATAACTAAATGTtcagccgaaaaaaaaaaaatggaaattataaaaatcattatgctTTTGTACAAAGTTTGTAATGCGGAGAGGCTGAAGATATCTGAAAAGGAAAGGCGTAAGATTCGCCTCTTTGGCATTCATTATTTTAGCTGTTTGAAAAtgaataatttattcatttatttgttttatttaattcacttagatttatatactgtataagcacacatacacacaaatacatacatacatacatacatattcatatatatacatacacatatagatagatatatagagagagatagatagatagatatagatatagatatctatcgacgcatcagtctaggctggagagcCTTCGGGAGACACGGCAGCTAAGAGGCTCCTtggcattatgtttaaaaagaaaagtctttaatggatcagaaacaaccaaaatactggagaggaaactaataagtgcccagagagggatggagaggttgatgctgagaattagcctaagagatcggatgagggcgacgtggacagacaaaagtggaagatatacttgggagcatcaaagagaaaaaatggcaatgggcaggtcatatatgctggagacaagacgacagatggacacacaaagtaacagactgggttatttatatacgaaataacgaaatttggggccaaaactggaaacaaaaattgTAAGATAGACAAGattggaaaagatagatagatagagagagagagagagagagagagagagagagagagagagagagagagagagagagagagagagagagggagagagagaaagagagagagagagagagagagagagagagagagaggcaaaatgagagagagacagagacagacagacagagagagagagagagagataaagatagatagatagagagacagacagacagagagagagagagagagatgggtagatgtgtaggtagatagatagactggtaagaagacagatagatagcgttAAGTAGGAAgtgagatgggtagatagggagttagatagatagataggtaggtagaggagatagatagaatgatagatagttagatagataaatagataagaaaataaatagagtTTTAGACAGTTGCATTAATATAGACATAgcggtagacagatagattaatatagatatagttatagactgATAATTCATTCCAGATATCTATCAAAATCCTCACCAACCTTTGGAAGTGAAAGAACTCTCCGTCGATAGATCCTCCCGAGAAGGAGATCCTGAGGCTCTCGGCGACAACGTAACGAGAAGTCGAGTAGTCCTTGAAGGCATCGAGGTCGACCATCGAATCAGTCACCCGGCAAAGCGTCCGAGGGAAGGTGGTCCGTCTAAGTCTCCGTAGGAGAATCTCTTggttagatttctctctctcctcctcggggGTCCAATGCCTTCGGTCACCTCGTCTCTCACCCGCACGCTCCGGCAGGTGGTCCTCTAGCGGACTggtctttattcctcttcctctctctctctcctctctctctctctctcttctctcctctctctcctcctctcctcgcctctctctctctcgcctctctcgctccttcctctcctctctctcctctcactctctcttctcgatctctcctcctcatctctctctccactcaattcttctcatcctctctcctctcctcccttctcttcctcctcgctctctctctctctcgctctctcgctcgctcgctctctctttcctcctctctctctctctctcttcgtctcgtctgccgcattctctctctctctctctctcgctctctcatctctactcctctcctctccacctcttctcctctcttctctctctcctctctctcttctgtctctccctctctctctcctgtctctctctgcactctctcgatctctttctctccctctctctatctactctcatctctctctcgtctcttctctccctcgtctctctctccctctcatccatctctctctctctctctctctccctctctctctctctctctctctctctcttacctaacGACTGGGCAAGAGACAGAGTGCAGGCGTAAAAAAGTCCAACCGACACAGAACGCAACATCTTTTCCCTTTAGCGTTCAATGAGAAACTGATCCTTAGCATTCTTTAACGCCTCTTATATTTGTGTGCCTCCGTTACTGCAAGAGAATCTCTGTTCTCTGGGTTGTTTCTCATCTCTGCCTAAGATACCCATTGCGATGTgatgatatagaagaaaaaagaacgataatgatTCGATAAGAATTCcccctgtttattttttttatattttttttatttttttattttttttaattctaattgTCATATGctgatatgtacgtatattacatacaccaacacacacaccactccactccacctccacacaACCTCACCCCACCACATATCCCCCCATATTAAttttgttgatgtgtgtgtgtaccatccaTAACACACACTAACCCCCACTGAATTAACCAACTCTTCCGCTACTTTCCCCACTCCAGAATACGCCCCCATCAGTAGGCGGAGGCGCTCACGTCCCgacccacccacaaacactctGGGCCTTCTGACCAGGCAatccgctcctcctccctcactaacatcgcctcttcctcatccctctcactcGCCTagatctctctcttctgcttccgtgcgctctcactccccctctcgccgctgttctctccttcctccgaGACATCTGCGCCGCTGTCTTTGCTGCCTCCTCTTCTCTGCCCgagacctctcctcctcccagaccttccccctctcttctcaagTCAGGGGCGATTGAGAGGTCGGCGCCCCTCAGCCAGGTCTTTTTCGTCTTCCGGCGACGTCAGAGAGTTTTGGACGGAGATAAGTTTTTCCCAGCTCTCTCTCGGGTCctcagttttttcttcttcctgttctgttgttgtattgttataatatacttatattaaattaaaatatatataaataaatatatataatatatatataatgtgtgtgtgtgtagtgtgttgtgtgtgatggttaatataaatgatttatataataataatatatataaattatgttgtACTAAAaactttctcacacacaaaaactctctactcctctatcttctctcccccctcccctctctcctctctctctctcactctcttctctctctcgctctctctcctcctcttcatctctctctctctcctcctctctcctcctctctccctcttctccccctcccctctccctcctcctctcccctctctctctctctctcctctcatctctctctctctcaaccctctcctcatcctctctctcctctctcctctctctccctctccctctcctctctctctctctctctctctctctctctctctctctctctctctccctcctctctctctcctctcctctctcctcctctctctctctctctctctctcctctctcctctctcatctctctctcctctctcacttctctctctctctctctctctcctctcctccctctctctctctctcctctctctctctctcctcctctctctctctctcctctctctctctctctctctctctctctcttctctctcctctctctctctctctcctcatccctctctctctctctcctctctcctctctctctctcactctctctctctctctctctcctcctctccactctc
Above is a window of Penaeus chinensis breed Huanghai No. 1 chromosome 26, ASM1920278v2, whole genome shotgun sequence DNA encoding:
- the LOC125039016 gene encoding mucin-5AC-like yields the protein MVDLDAFKDYSTSRYVVAESLRISFSGGSIDGEFFHFQRFQSKYLIMTPRSMTKQRIPSGSSNWTLTLSSTKGVLLIDLTMGMTLPISLPKGRVGVCYKVQFESNGLDLRASRGEGSAPCDVLTTTTAKATTSTTTTPTTPTTTTTTTTPTTTTTPTATTTTTKTSIKAAKATSKRGRGSARTPPDPPRTSAKAVSTLGRFPSPDFELEGKEIPAAEDEVCEDRAEWDVGWILLVAAVIFI